The Streptomyces sp. Alt3 genome has a segment encoding these proteins:
- a CDS encoding iron ABC transporter permease, with product MAVIEKTAVGRDRSVAATTGAVAVTATLVLLVMVLAAVDITQGTADVGGSEVWDALTGNAAAGDSSVVIASRLPRMVAAVLVGVALGTAGAALQAVSRNVLASPDTLAVNAGSYLALGIIAVTGVSLPLLASSGAAFVGGLAAAAVVLGLSGLGKGTVRLVLAGTALALGLSAVTEALLLLFPQETEGLYSWNQGSVGQNGFDAVVRMAPVVVFGLAGLMLLARRIDALALGDDAARGLGVPVRGTRVTTVVVATLLSAAAVTLAGPIGFVGLCAPALVRPLTRRFRGLVRSRVSLPVTGLVGAALVLGSDVLLRAVVPADTAVEVPTGVVTTVVGGVFLVVMALRLRDTASAEAPDRLRIPGRTAFLVTVVVLAVVLVGVLFAAVLLGDSKLLLGDVMNWAQGRAGRVVTFVLDTRVPRVSAALLAGGALALSGTLVQAVTRNPLAEPGVLGVSGGAGLGAVLLVTTVQSPGSWEIAGAAFGGAAVTAGLVFGLAARGGFQQNRLVLLGVGVSAAAAALISLVIVLSDPFDTTKALTWLSGSTYGRNMPDVVPVAVVLAVGIVLAVTRRRELDLVALDEDTPRLLGMGLPRARLGFLVMAVLLAATAVAAAGTIAFVGLVAPHAARALVGRRHVRVVPVALLLGAALVCLADLAGRTVIAPAQLGAGLMTAVIGAPYFLYLLVRTRR from the coding sequence GTGGCCGTCATAGAGAAGACCGCGGTCGGCCGTGACCGGTCCGTCGCGGCCACGACGGGTGCGGTCGCCGTGACGGCCACGCTCGTGCTGCTGGTCATGGTCCTGGCCGCCGTCGACATCACGCAGGGCACCGCGGACGTCGGCGGCTCGGAAGTCTGGGACGCGCTCACCGGGAACGCGGCGGCCGGGGACTCCTCCGTCGTCATCGCGTCCCGGCTCCCGAGGATGGTGGCCGCCGTCCTCGTCGGAGTGGCGCTCGGCACGGCCGGCGCCGCCCTCCAGGCGGTCAGCCGGAACGTGCTCGCCTCGCCGGACACCCTCGCCGTGAACGCCGGGTCCTATCTGGCGCTCGGGATCATCGCCGTCACCGGTGTCTCCCTCCCGCTCCTCGCCTCGTCCGGTGCCGCCTTCGTCGGCGGCCTCGCCGCCGCGGCGGTCGTGCTCGGCCTGTCCGGACTGGGCAAGGGCACCGTACGGCTCGTCCTGGCGGGCACCGCGCTCGCCCTCGGACTCAGCGCGGTGACCGAGGCGTTGCTCCTCCTCTTCCCCCAGGAGACCGAGGGGCTGTACAGCTGGAACCAGGGGAGCGTCGGCCAGAACGGGTTCGACGCCGTCGTCCGGATGGCGCCGGTCGTCGTTTTCGGCCTGGCGGGGCTGATGCTCCTCGCCCGCCGCATCGACGCCCTGGCACTGGGCGACGACGCCGCCCGGGGGCTGGGGGTCCCCGTGCGCGGGACCCGGGTGACCACTGTCGTGGTCGCGACCCTGCTCTCCGCCGCTGCCGTCACGCTCGCGGGTCCGATCGGCTTCGTCGGTCTCTGCGCGCCCGCGCTCGTCCGGCCCCTCACCCGCCGGTTCCGTGGGCTCGTCCGCTCCCGGGTGAGCCTGCCGGTCACGGGACTCGTCGGTGCCGCGCTCGTGCTCGGCTCGGACGTCCTGCTGCGGGCCGTCGTGCCCGCCGACACCGCCGTGGAGGTGCCGACCGGGGTCGTCACCACCGTGGTCGGCGGGGTGTTCCTCGTCGTCATGGCGCTGCGCCTCCGTGACACCGCCTCGGCCGAGGCACCCGACCGGCTGCGGATCCCCGGCCGCACGGCTTTCCTGGTCACCGTGGTCGTCCTGGCCGTCGTGCTGGTGGGCGTCCTGTTCGCCGCGGTGCTCCTGGGTGACTCGAAACTGCTGCTCGGCGACGTCATGAACTGGGCTCAGGGCCGAGCCGGCCGGGTCGTCACGTTCGTCCTCGACACCCGGGTTCCCCGGGTGTCGGCCGCGCTCCTCGCCGGCGGCGCGCTGGCACTGTCCGGCACCCTGGTACAGGCCGTGACCCGCAATCCGCTCGCGGAGCCCGGTGTACTGGGTGTCTCCGGAGGCGCCGGACTCGGCGCGGTGCTCCTGGTGACCACCGTGCAGTCGCCCGGCTCGTGGGAGATCGCGGGAGCCGCTTTCGGCGGTGCGGCGGTCACGGCGGGGCTCGTGTTCGGGCTGGCAGCGCGGGGCGGCTTCCAGCAGAACAGGCTGGTCCTGCTGGGCGTAGGCGTCTCCGCCGCGGCGGCGGCACTGATCAGTCTGGTCATCGTGCTCAGCGACCCGTTCGACACGACGAAGGCCCTCACGTGGCTGTCCGGTTCGACATACGGGAGGAACATGCCCGATGTGGTGCCGGTGGCCGTCGTGCTCGCCGTCGGTATCGTCCTCGCCGTGACACGGCGCCGGGAACTGGATCTCGTCGCACTCGACGAGGACACCCCCAGGCTCCTCGGTATGGGGCTCCCCCGGGCTCGGCTCGGCTTCCTCGTCATGGCCGTGCTGCTCGCCGCCACAGCCGTGGCGGCAGCGGGGACGATCGCCTTCGTCGGGCTGGTCGCGCCGCACGCCGCACGTGCCCTGGTCGGCCGGCGGCACGTACGGGTGGTACCGGTCGCACTCCTCCTCGGAGCGGCCCTGGTCTGCCTCGCCGACCTCGCGGGACGTACGGTGATCGCCCCGGCGCAGCTCGGCGCAGGTCTGATGACGGCCGTCATCGGTGCGCCGTACTTCCTCTACCTGCTGGTCCGCACGAGGCGTTGA
- a CDS encoding glutaredoxin domain-containing protein — protein sequence MTRAWILPMSLMACGVLVAVPETRDGSPLVAVGLCLVFVVLAWLYSPLAFPRSIGAAEAQRRSAADGMPVVYWRAGCTYCMRLRIRLGRNAGRLHWVDIRRDPAGAAEVRAANGGDETVPTVVVAGRPHVNPDPAWVRGQLPPSA from the coding sequence ATGACGCGTGCCTGGATCCTGCCGATGTCACTCATGGCGTGCGGCGTACTCGTCGCGGTCCCAGAGACCCGTGACGGGTCGCCCCTCGTCGCCGTGGGGCTGTGCCTGGTGTTCGTCGTTCTCGCCTGGCTGTATTCACCGCTCGCGTTCCCGCGGTCGATCGGCGCAGCGGAGGCACAGCGCCGCAGCGCGGCCGACGGAATGCCGGTCGTCTACTGGCGGGCGGGGTGCACGTACTGCATGCGCCTGCGGATCCGGCTGGGCCGGAACGCAGGCCGGTTGCACTGGGTCGACATCCGGCGCGACCCGGCCGGAGCGGCGGAGGTGAGGGCGGCCAACGGCGGTGACGAGACGGTCCCCACGGTCGTGGTGGCGGGCCGGCCCCACGTCAACCCCGATCCCGCGTGGGTGCGGGGACAGCTGCCACCGTCCGCCTGA
- a CDS encoding VOC family protein, with protein MSVRRVMPDIRSDAMEESRDFYGLLGFEEVMNQGWVMTLASTSNPTAQVTLMSHDRSAPVVPDMSVEVDDVDAVHAAMRESGADIVHPLQDEEWGVRRFFVRDPNGTVVNVLSHR; from the coding sequence ATGTCCGTCCGCCGGGTCATGCCCGACATCCGCTCGGATGCCATGGAGGAGAGCCGGGACTTCTACGGACTTCTGGGATTCGAGGAGGTCATGAACCAGGGATGGGTCATGACCCTCGCCTCCACCTCCAACCCCACCGCGCAGGTGACGTTGATGAGCCACGACCGGAGCGCCCCGGTCGTGCCGGACATGAGCGTGGAGGTCGACGACGTGGATGCCGTCCACGCGGCGATGAGGGAGAGCGGCGCGGACATCGTGCACCCGTTGCAGGACGAGGAGTGGGGAGTGCGCCGGTTCTTCGTCCGCGACCCGAACGGCACGGTGGTCAACGTGCTGAGCCATCGCTGA
- a CDS encoding barstar family protein: MYTAPWVHVVPEQAGLPVDLLLPRTGTAFVTRLDGREMRDTDSVFQQFYDGLRLPDHFGWNWNALLDCLRDLAWLPADHYVLIVQAADEALPCDVAGRRLLFGTLLRAGRRWSSTRRPDGTDAGRLVVVLSCTAASAPDLREQLRQCEQETAP; encoded by the coding sequence ATGTACACCGCGCCCTGGGTGCACGTCGTTCCGGAGCAGGCGGGCCTGCCCGTCGATCTGCTGCTGCCCAGGACCGGCACGGCGTTCGTGACGCGGCTCGACGGCCGGGAGATGCGTGACACGGACTCCGTCTTCCAGCAGTTCTACGACGGCCTGAGACTGCCGGACCACTTCGGCTGGAACTGGAATGCTCTCCTCGACTGCCTGCGCGACCTGGCGTGGCTGCCCGCGGATCACTACGTACTGATCGTCCAGGCAGCGGACGAGGCACTCCCTTGTGATGTCGCCGGACGTCGGCTGCTGTTCGGCACACTGCTGCGGGCGGGGCGCCGCTGGTCCTCCACACGACGGCCGGACGGCACGGATGCCGGCAGGCTCGTGGTCGTCCTGTCGTGCACCGCGGCATCCGCCCCGGACCTGCGGGAACAGCTTCGGCAGTGCGAGCAGGAGACGGCCCCGTAG
- a CDS encoding DUF1648 domain-containing protein encodes MTAISRGTALTAVPFAVATIAYVGTFLTHYDRLPERIATHFSFDGSPDGFMGRASALWFGGALLVGLGLLFTVLTAATGKRAGTRLNAAIGAGTAAALGYPLVVTVLVNSDIQSAAEAQMPVRHVAALLFGGLLTGALAWWLSGAEPRPAAAPEAPSLALADGEAAAWSRTEVSRVLLLTAAAVTIAGVSTAAFGAWRSGLPLLVVGLVCLAFTGVRVTVDRRGLTIASTLLPRPRLALPLGSIAGAGSVQVNAMGEFGGWGYRIRPNRRGVLLRSGEALSVRTTGGREYVVTVDDSTTAAGLLNGLADRHARERD; translated from the coding sequence ATGACCGCCATCAGCAGAGGGACCGCCCTGACGGCCGTGCCGTTCGCCGTCGCCACCATCGCCTACGTCGGCACGTTCCTGACCCACTACGACCGGTTGCCCGAGCGGATCGCCACCCACTTCTCGTTCGACGGCAGTCCCGACGGTTTCATGGGCCGGGCCTCCGCACTGTGGTTCGGAGGTGCCCTGCTCGTCGGTCTCGGTCTGCTGTTCACCGTCCTGACGGCGGCCACCGGAAAGCGCGCGGGGACGAGGCTGAACGCCGCCATCGGCGCCGGCACCGCTGCGGCGCTCGGCTATCCGCTGGTCGTCACCGTCCTGGTCAACTCCGACATCCAGAGCGCGGCCGAAGCGCAGATGCCGGTCCGGCATGTCGCGGCGCTGCTGTTCGGGGGCCTGCTCACCGGCGCACTCGCCTGGTGGCTGTCCGGTGCGGAACCACGCCCCGCTGCTGCTCCGGAGGCTCCCTCACTCGCACTTGCCGACGGCGAAGCGGCGGCCTGGAGCCGCACCGAGGTCTCCCGGGTCCTGCTCCTCACGGCCGCCGCCGTGACGATCGCCGGGGTGTCCACCGCGGCGTTCGGCGCCTGGCGGAGCGGACTGCCGCTGCTCGTCGTCGGCCTCGTCTGCCTCGCGTTCACCGGAGTCCGGGTGACTGTCGACCGGCGCGGACTCACGATCGCCTCGACGCTCCTGCCCAGGCCCCGGCTGGCCCTGCCGCTCGGCAGCATCGCCGGCGCCGGCAGTGTCCAGGTCAACGCCATGGGAGAATTCGGCGGCTGGGGCTACAGGATCCGCCCGAACCGTCGGGGTGTACTGCTCCGGTCGGGAGAGGCCCTCTCGGTACGCACGACGGGCGGACGCGAATACGTGGTCACCGTCGACGACTCGACCACCGCGGCCGGACTGCTCAACGGCCTGGCTGACCGCCACGCAAGGGAGCGCGACTAG
- a CDS encoding GntR family transcriptional regulator, with amino-acid sequence MLFRVLPGSPVPLGEQIAACVRGAIADGTAAPGERLPPAREVADSLGVNVHTVLRGFQRLRDEGLLELRRGRGAVITAAPGAAGRARITESVHSLVRQARELGLTDQEFLSMVHNGLVGPPATAPPAP; translated from the coding sequence ATGCTGTTCCGGGTCCTTCCCGGTTCGCCCGTGCCGCTGGGCGAGCAGATCGCCGCCTGTGTACGGGGCGCGATCGCCGACGGTACCGCGGCCCCGGGTGAACGGCTGCCGCCCGCGCGCGAGGTCGCCGATTCCCTGGGGGTCAACGTGCACACCGTGCTCCGCGGTTTTCAGCGGCTGCGCGACGAGGGACTGCTCGAACTGCGACGCGGCCGGGGCGCGGTGATCACCGCGGCGCCCGGCGCCGCGGGACGGGCCCGGATCACCGAGTCCGTGCACTCCCTCGTCAGACAGGCACGCGAACTCGGCCTCACGGACCAGGAGTTCCTGTCGATGGTGCACAACGGCCTGGTGGGCCCACCCGCCACCGCCCCGCCCGCTCCCTGA
- a CDS encoding Type 1 glutamine amidotransferase-like domain-containing protein, whose product MRMYLSSFRTGDQPAEMLALLPRTAPTDVAVVVNAVDALSDEERRLAVEREFEAMSGLGLRPVEVDLRTFFGRPSTEIADTLSRFPLVWVRGGNVFVLRQAMARSGADRALTDLLRQDAFVYAGYSAGACVLAPDLHGLELCDDPKEVRTAYGDEARWDGLGILDHVVVPHIDSPGHPESEILGAVADRYRAEDTAHRTLRDGQALVIDGDGDPRVC is encoded by the coding sequence ATGCGTATGTACCTCTCCTCGTTCCGGACCGGCGACCAGCCGGCGGAAATGCTGGCGCTGCTGCCCCGCACCGCTCCCACCGATGTCGCCGTCGTCGTCAACGCGGTCGACGCCCTGTCGGACGAGGAGCGCCGACTGGCGGTCGAGCGCGAGTTCGAGGCGATGTCCGGGCTCGGGCTGCGGCCGGTCGAGGTCGACCTGCGCACGTTCTTCGGACGTCCCTCCACGGAGATCGCGGACACTCTCTCCCGGTTCCCCCTGGTCTGGGTCCGCGGAGGCAACGTGTTCGTCCTGCGCCAGGCCATGGCCCGCAGCGGTGCCGACCGGGCTCTGACCGACCTGCTGCGTCAGGACGCCTTCGTCTACGCCGGTTACAGCGCGGGGGCCTGCGTTCTGGCGCCTGACCTGCACGGTCTCGAACTGTGCGACGATCCGAAGGAGGTGCGCACCGCCTACGGTGACGAGGCCCGCTGGGACGGACTGGGTATCCTCGACCACGTCGTGGTGCCCCACATCGACTCCCCGGGCCATCCCGAATCGGAAATCCTGGGAGCGGTCGCCGACCGCTACCGCGCCGAGGACACCGCCCACCGGACCCTGCGCGACGGCCAGGCCCTCGTGATCGACGGAGACGGCGACCCCCGCGTGTGCTGA
- a CDS encoding CocE/NonD family hydrolase: MRARRTARWAASALVTVLASTGLLAGPAAASGPTAAQGPRVATATDPVTHEENDRVPEGSLWTQHYFPSSDRSGTELHADVLLPEDLPRKAEAPVILSVGPYFGHSGQSGAEGWAHTGPSARFQDFIEGTDLFDQGYAFVMVDLRGFGGSTGCLDWGGPGEQADVKAAIDWAAKQPWSTGAVGLYGKSYDAATGLIGNNLDQRALKAVVAQEPVWDMYQYIYSNGVPRPNVTGTANAYNSIATLDQLPDDDARYLANSRYEEAHPECLTQNSAGYRIADQDDEFWTSRDLAKAARGTDTPLFVTQGFIENNTKPEEMQEYLDNHKGPERGWVGQWEHVRGGDRTSDGRLSMGREGWYDETLSFYDQYLKGIRPAVRYPAYSVEDSTGAWRAQKTWPVVERHVTLPLGGGSYVDDGGLSSIAGLAGPAPREQVEQTGDWDLENAPTTDPAAPRGLTEKQALLQESGVVTSSFFVWSKALKKAVRVTGTPRISLTAEGEGNVMLKLYDVAPDGKAVMFDEQVSLLRTGKLSVDLKATDWTLAAGHVLAVGIGSVQTGSWRDTPSGETIRVEGARLGLALDDPADDVATGGARSPYLDTYLRQYTVPLPAGTGTFTVVPGGRL, encoded by the coding sequence GTGAGAGCACGTCGCACGGCCAGATGGGCCGCCTCAGCACTCGTCACCGTCCTCGCGTCGACCGGCCTCCTCGCCGGCCCGGCAGCAGCCTCCGGGCCCACCGCGGCTCAGGGCCCCCGGGTCGCCACCGCGACCGATCCGGTCACCCACGAGGAGAACGACCGCGTCCCGGAGGGCTCGCTCTGGACGCAGCACTACTTCCCTTCCTCCGACCGCTCCGGCACCGAACTGCACGCCGACGTTCTGCTGCCCGAGGACCTGCCGAGGAAGGCCGAGGCACCCGTCATCCTGTCCGTCGGCCCGTACTTCGGGCACTCCGGGCAGTCCGGTGCCGAGGGATGGGCCCACACCGGTCCCTCCGCCCGGTTCCAGGACTTCATCGAGGGCACCGACCTGTTCGACCAGGGCTACGCCTTCGTGATGGTCGACCTGCGCGGCTTCGGCGGTTCCACCGGCTGTCTCGACTGGGGCGGCCCCGGTGAACAGGCGGACGTGAAGGCGGCGATCGACTGGGCGGCGAAGCAGCCCTGGTCCACGGGTGCGGTGGGCCTGTACGGCAAGTCCTACGACGCCGCGACGGGCCTCATCGGCAACAACCTGGACCAGCGTGCCCTCAAGGCCGTCGTCGCCCAGGAGCCTGTCTGGGACATGTACCAGTACATCTACTCGAACGGCGTCCCCCGCCCGAACGTCACCGGCACCGCCAACGCCTACAACTCGATCGCCACGCTGGACCAGCTGCCGGACGACGACGCGCGCTACCTGGCCAACTCCCGTTACGAGGAGGCCCATCCCGAGTGCCTGACGCAGAACTCGGCGGGGTACCGGATCGCCGACCAGGACGACGAGTTCTGGACCTCCCGGGACCTGGCGAAGGCGGCCAGGGGCACGGACACCCCTCTCTTCGTGACCCAGGGCTTCATCGAGAACAACACCAAGCCCGAGGAGATGCAGGAGTACCTCGACAACCACAAGGGCCCCGAGCGCGGCTGGGTCGGCCAGTGGGAACACGTCCGTGGCGGAGACCGTACCAGCGACGGCCGTCTCTCCATGGGACGTGAGGGCTGGTACGACGAGACCCTCTCCTTCTACGACCAGTACCTCAAGGGCATCAGGCCGGCCGTCCGCTACCCGGCCTACTCCGTGGAGGACTCCACCGGCGCCTGGCGGGCCCAGAAGACCTGGCCCGTCGTGGAGCGTCACGTCACCCTTCCTCTCGGGGGCGGCTCGTACGTGGACGACGGCGGCCTCTCCTCGATCGCCGGCCTGGCCGGACCCGCCCCCCGGGAACAGGTGGAACAGACAGGCGACTGGGACCTGGAGAACGCGCCCACCACCGATCCGGCAGCGCCGAGGGGGCTTACCGAGAAGCAGGCCCTGCTCCAGGAGTCCGGAGTGGTCACGTCGAGCTTCTTCGTGTGGTCCAAGGCACTCAAGAAGGCCGTGCGGGTCACCGGCACCCCGCGGATCTCCCTGACCGCGGAGGGAGAGGGCAATGTGATGCTCAAGCTGTACGACGTCGCCCCCGACGGCAAGGCTGTCATGTTCGACGAGCAGGTCTCGCTGCTGAGGACGGGGAAGCTCTCCGTCGATCTCAAGGCGACGGACTGGACCCTGGCGGCGGGGCACGTCCTGGCGGTGGGGATCGGGTCCGTCCAGACCGGCTCGTGGCGTGACACTCCTTCCGGCGAGACGATCCGGGTCGAGGGAGCACGGCTCGGGCTGGCCCTGGACGACCCGGCCGACGACGTCGCCACCGGAGGTGCGCGCTCGCCGTACCTGGACACCTACCTGCGCCAGTACACGGTTCCCCTTCCGGCCGGTACCGGTACGTTCACGGTGGTTCCCGGAGGCCGCCTCTGA
- a CDS encoding NtaA/DmoA family FMN-dependent monooxygenase (This protein belongs to a clade of FMN-dependent monooxygenases, within a broader family of flavin-dependent oxidoreductases, the luciferase-like monooxygenase (LMM) family, some of whose members use coenzyme F420 rather than FMN.), with translation MTGRNPLPQLHLGVFFTGVGPELIWTDPRARSHTAFETFVEIAQILERGLFDAFFLGEGLRVRENRGRVHDLDVAGRPDAITQLTALAAVTERIGLVATQNTTYNYPADLARRLASLDLLSEGRAGWNVVTTDNAWTGANFRHGGWLEHERRYERAGQFVEAAKELWSSWAPDAVASDGGAPSWSRPGAVTTVERDTDLVHLRATATVPGSRQGRPVLFQAGDSDGGRELAARHADVVFSANTEYGKAVAYAADLRERLARHGRSPDSLRILPGASVVLGDTTAEAQEKARWVRGQQVNGPRSVAFLEQYWGTDLSAYDPDGPLPDIEPGEQELDPSRGTISIERRTGKQALIRKWRDLATERGLSIRELVLEVSPGHPSFVGTPSAVADEWTRYVSTRAVDGFNLLPQLLPASVTDIVDELVPALQERGVYRTAYQGTTLREHLDLPPLG, from the coding sequence ATGACCGGTCGAAACCCCCTTCCGCAGCTCCACCTCGGTGTGTTCTTCACCGGTGTCGGTCCCGAGCTGATCTGGACCGATCCGAGGGCGCGCTCGCACACGGCGTTCGAGACGTTCGTCGAGATCGCGCAGATCCTGGAGCGGGGACTGTTCGACGCGTTCTTCCTGGGGGAGGGGCTACGGGTACGGGAGAACCGCGGAAGGGTCCACGACCTCGATGTGGCCGGCAGGCCCGACGCGATCACCCAACTGACCGCGCTCGCCGCCGTGACCGAGCGGATCGGCCTGGTGGCCACCCAGAACACCACCTACAACTATCCGGCGGACCTGGCCCGTCGGCTGGCCAGCCTGGATCTGCTGTCCGAGGGCCGGGCCGGGTGGAACGTCGTCACGACCGACAACGCCTGGACCGGGGCCAACTTCCGTCACGGAGGCTGGCTGGAGCACGAACGCCGCTACGAGCGTGCGGGACAGTTCGTCGAAGCGGCCAAGGAACTGTGGTCCTCATGGGCCCCGGACGCCGTCGCGTCGGACGGCGGCGCGCCGAGCTGGTCCCGGCCCGGTGCCGTCACCACGGTGGAACGCGACACCGACCTCGTACACCTGCGTGCCACCGCCACCGTGCCGGGCAGCCGCCAGGGACGTCCGGTGCTCTTCCAGGCGGGGGACTCGGACGGCGGGCGCGAACTCGCAGCCCGCCACGCAGATGTCGTCTTCTCCGCCAACACCGAGTACGGCAAGGCCGTGGCGTACGCCGCCGACCTCCGGGAACGGCTGGCCCGCCACGGCCGGTCACCGGACTCGCTGCGGATCCTGCCGGGGGCGAGCGTCGTCCTCGGCGACACCACGGCCGAGGCGCAGGAGAAGGCGCGCTGGGTGCGCGGTCAGCAGGTCAACGGTCCGCGCTCGGTCGCCTTCCTCGAGCAGTACTGGGGCACCGATCTGTCCGCCTACGACCCGGACGGACCGCTCCCCGACATCGAACCCGGAGAACAGGAACTCGACCCCTCGCGCGGCACGATCTCCATCGAACGCCGCACCGGGAAGCAGGCGCTGATCCGGAAGTGGCGTGACCTCGCCACGGAACGCGGCCTGTCCATCCGCGAGCTGGTCCTCGAAGTCTCCCCGGGGCACCCGTCCTTCGTCGGAACCCCCTCGGCCGTCGCCGACGAGTGGACGCGCTACGTGAGCACCCGTGCGGTCGACGGCTTCAACCTCCTGCCGCAGCTGCTCCCGGCATCCGTCACCGACATCGTCGACGAGCTCGTTCCGGCACTCCAGGAGAGGGGCGTCTACCGCACCGCGTACCAGGGCACCACCCTGCGCGAACACCTCGACCTCCCCCCTCTGGGGTGA
- a CDS encoding LLM class flavin-dependent oxidoreductase, with protein MTDRETGLAGLRLALETDGDGSHPAAWRHSGRPPGAVLTPGALRDVVTAAQDAGFDLVTFADSPLPPDGGPGVAGRLEAGTRAAYVSPLTDRIGLAPTLHVATTEPFHLATQLASLDHASHGRAGWVVGAAAGEDDLATVGGAALTGAALARETADVIDTARALWDSWEDDAVIKDVATGRFLDARRVHHIDFEGASFTVKGPLITPRPPQGQIVVLVPDSLDADARADVVLVGRSDVAAVAARAARAREAGAPLVLAEVEVVLDAAVPAADRLDELNEAARRPDSGRLRHVGSAESLLDLLRELADSVDGVRLHPAVLAVDLPILAERVLPRISASRSGRVPRAGGSLRETLGLPRPANRFAAAAATNA; from the coding sequence ATGACCGACCGCGAAACCGGGCTCGCCGGCCTCCGTCTCGCCCTGGAGACCGACGGCGACGGTTCCCACCCCGCTGCCTGGCGCCACTCCGGCCGCCCACCGGGCGCCGTCCTGACGCCCGGGGCCCTGCGGGACGTGGTCACAGCGGCCCAGGACGCCGGCTTCGACCTCGTGACCTTCGCCGACTCACCCCTGCCGCCCGACGGCGGGCCGGGAGTGGCCGGACGGCTGGAGGCGGGTACCCGTGCCGCCTACGTCTCGCCCCTGACGGACCGGATCGGGCTGGCGCCCACCCTGCACGTCGCCACCACCGAACCGTTCCATCTCGCCACGCAGCTGGCGAGCCTGGACCACGCCTCGCACGGCAGGGCCGGCTGGGTGGTCGGCGCCGCGGCGGGCGAGGACGACCTCGCCACCGTCGGGGGAGCGGCCCTGACCGGTGCCGCACTGGCCCGCGAGACCGCCGACGTCATCGACACCGCCCGGGCACTGTGGGACTCGTGGGAGGACGACGCGGTGATCAAGGACGTGGCGACGGGCCGATTCCTCGACGCGCGGCGGGTGCACCACATCGACTTCGAGGGAGCGTCCTTCACGGTCAAGGGCCCCTTGATCACCCCGCGTCCGCCGCAGGGCCAGATCGTCGTCCTGGTCCCGGACTCCCTCGACGCGGACGCCCGCGCCGACGTGGTCCTGGTCGGAAGGTCTGATGTCGCCGCGGTCGCCGCCAGAGCGGCCAGGGCCCGGGAAGCGGGCGCGCCCCTCGTCCTCGCCGAGGTGGAGGTCGTCCTCGACGCTGCGGTGCCGGCCGCCGACCGGCTCGACGAGCTTAACGAGGCCGCCCGCCGGCCGGACTCGGGGCGGCTACGTCACGTGGGCTCCGCCGAGTCCCTGCTCGACCTGCTTCGGGAGCTGGCCGATTCGGTCGACGGCGTCAGGCTGCATCCCGCCGTGCTCGCCGTCGATTTGCCGATCCTCGCCGAGCGGGTGCTGCCGAGGATCTCCGCGTCGCGGTCCGGGCGCGTGCCACGGGCCGGCGGCTCCCTGCGCGAGACGCTCGGCCTTCCCCGCCCCGCCAACCGATTCGCCGCCGCGGCGGCCACGAACGCCTGA
- a CDS encoding putative leader peptide, producing the protein MQVRPVLLRDGRVPHPVAAFRPLVARRHVDLLRVSSALCPSTSLRR; encoded by the coding sequence ATGCAGGTGCGCCCCGTCCTCCTGCGTGACGGCCGTGTGCCGCACCCCGTCGCCGCCTTCCGGCCGCTTGTCGCCCGGCGCCACGTCGACCTGCTCCGGGTGAGCAGCGCGCTGTGTCCGAGCACCTCGCTTCGCCGCTGA
- a CDS encoding GNAT family N-acetyltransferase, which produces MNGKQHLDTGVLATGGVGVPAPRGRRTEAPEYRANLPRTAPPSGTVRWVAATWDDPDALVLRQRMDAELRPRYAPFDAQRAGRRPGPPTAAEIAVTWLAYEGAAPLATASLRLLRHRDAEDLYEVKRVYVHDEHRGRGLAVAALDSVENSARALGVSRLSLQTGKLQPEAMGLYERQGWHRIPCYPPYDADSFGVCYGKRR; this is translated from the coding sequence ATGAACGGAAAGCAGCACCTGGACACAGGCGTCCTGGCCACGGGCGGTGTCGGCGTCCCGGCACCACGGGGACGCCGCACGGAAGCCCCGGAGTACCGCGCGAACCTCCCCCGCACCGCTCCCCCGTCCGGCACCGTGCGATGGGTCGCCGCCACCTGGGACGACCCCGACGCGCTGGTACTGCGTCAGCGGATGGACGCCGAACTGCGGCCCCGTTACGCCCCCTTCGATGCCCAGCGTGCCGGTCGGCGGCCCGGGCCGCCGACCGCCGCCGAGATCGCCGTCACCTGGCTCGCCTACGAGGGCGCGGCCCCTTTGGCGACGGCCTCCCTGAGGCTGCTCAGGCACCGGGACGCCGAGGACCTCTACGAGGTCAAGCGCGTGTATGTGCATGACGAGCACCGCGGGCGCGGCCTCGCCGTAGCGGCGCTGGACTCCGTCGAGAACAGCGCGCGTGCGCTCGGCGTCTCCCGGCTCTCCCTGCAGACGGGAAAGCTGCAACCGGAGGCCATGGGGCTCTACGAACGCCAGGGCTGGCACCGGATCCCCTGCTACCCGCCGTACGACGCCGACTCGTTCGGCGTCTGCTACGGCAAACGGCGGTGA